From Alkaliphilus flagellatus, the proteins below share one genomic window:
- a CDS encoding TetR/AcrR family transcriptional regulator: MPKQTFFNLTSEKQKQIIDVAINEFSQSTFNEVKISDIISKAKIPRSSFYDYFEDKKDLYKYIILIIREEKMKYMEPALTEQQESFFERLRGLFKAGAEFAASKPEFEKLANKMFENMEIIYEIFGTEELDMSSAYESMLMKGVEAGEIRSDIDIKFIAKSIHILTSNLMLESFEGSKETLSEAIQKTTKNIINFIKFGIAK, translated from the coding sequence TTGCCAAAGCAGACATTTTTCAATCTGACTAGCGAAAAACAGAAGCAGATCATTGATGTAGCTATAAATGAATTTTCGCAATCTACCTTCAATGAAGTGAAAATTTCTGATATCATTAGTAAAGCAAAAATCCCACGAAGCAGTTTTTACGATTACTTCGAAGATAAGAAGGATTTGTATAAGTATATAATCCTAATTATCAGAGAAGAGAAAATGAAGTATATGGAGCCAGCTTTGACGGAGCAGCAAGAGAGTTTTTTTGAAAGATTAAGAGGTCTATTTAAAGCTGGGGCTGAATTTGCAGCTTCAAAACCTGAATTTGAAAAGCTTGCAAACAAGATGTTTGAAAACATGGAGATTATCTACGAAATATTTGGTACAGAAGAGCTAGATATGTCAAGTGCATATGAGTCAATGCTTATGAAAGGCGTTGAAGCGGGAGAAATAAGAAGTGATATTGATATAAAGTTTATAGCAAAATCTATCCATATTTTAACATCTAATTTAATGTTGGAAAGCTTTGAAGGGAGTAAAGAGACTCTTAGTGAAGCCATTCAAAAGACTACTAAAAATATAATAAATTTTATCAAGTTTGGAATAGCAAAGTAG
- the helD gene encoding RNA polymerase recycling motor HelD codes for MNRDDFEWKLEDEWLQDVLKETRKQFDKNRDFKEKIKKDAIRTQKEIWDEIGSVSITNGLEQVVDFMQFINFMKIQKISHESTRKLQEKYERMLSSPYFGRIDFLENGEDKAEKYYIGISNLINDNLDFLIYDWRAPISSMFYDCEMGEANYKCPQGIIEGKLMLKRQYKINNGKIEYMFDSNLKIDDEMLQDILSKSTDSKMKAIVTTIQREQNKVIRNEEYKTLIVQGPAGSGKTSVALHRIAYLLYKYREKITPENIVIFSPNEIFNDYISNVLPELGEDNMYQTTFKEYMHMALGSGLTKEDYCEMMEYILGSKDELNYQSRISNIRYKSTVEFVNILKYYVTYVEKMDRNFTDIIFRDGLIVSSKDLQELFFKDYIKLPLKRRLRKIKERILFLLKPYKKHRIEEVAFELEHSGSYIDKVEILKDSIAIVKDEMKEIYYEIDRITEFNLVDIYKKLFEKLEFFYRSSNTGYCVGKIEKIKSYTLENLKAQKLNYEDQIPFLYLKIALGDIPKTSEIKYVIIDEAQDYTPLQYEIFYQLFNHANMTILGDLNQSINPFMSVGDYNNISHIFSQSNTCIINLTQSYRSTKEITEFSRKLLNNEITDESIQRSGDKPLLLGFSEEEAIKERLLDDIKIYKGRGYKSIGIITRTTKEADEVYNFLKEKIHIKAIMKDDDEYVNGTLVIPAYLAKGLEFDVVLIYNAGNENYCCEEERLLLYTACTRALHILCIYYSGKCTPLLKGSY; via the coding sequence ATGAACAGGGATGACTTTGAATGGAAGCTTGAAGATGAATGGCTGCAAGATGTGCTTAAAGAGACGCGGAAACAGTTTGATAAAAACAGAGATTTTAAAGAAAAAATTAAAAAAGATGCCATTAGAACACAAAAGGAGATATGGGATGAAATAGGCTCAGTTTCCATAACAAATGGGCTGGAGCAGGTTGTAGATTTTATGCAATTCATCAATTTCATGAAAATACAAAAGATAAGCCATGAGTCAACCAGAAAACTTCAAGAAAAATACGAGAGAATGCTTTCGTCACCCTATTTCGGAAGAATCGACTTTCTTGAAAATGGGGAGGACAAAGCCGAGAAATATTATATCGGGATTTCAAACCTTATTAATGATAACCTTGATTTCCTCATATATGACTGGAGAGCACCGATTTCCAGCATGTTTTACGATTGTGAAATGGGAGAGGCTAATTATAAATGCCCTCAAGGAATTATAGAAGGGAAACTTATGCTGAAAAGACAGTACAAAATTAATAACGGCAAAATTGAATATATGTTTGATAGCAATCTTAAGATAGACGATGAAATGCTTCAAGATATCTTGAGTAAAAGCACTGATAGCAAGATGAAGGCCATAGTAACAACAATTCAAAGAGAGCAGAATAAAGTAATTCGTAATGAAGAGTATAAAACTCTGATTGTTCAAGGTCCTGCAGGAAGCGGGAAAACTTCTGTTGCTCTTCATAGAATTGCCTACCTCTTATATAAATATCGGGAGAAAATAACACCTGAGAATATAGTAATATTTTCACCCAATGAAATTTTTAATGATTATATCTCTAATGTATTACCAGAGCTTGGAGAAGATAATATGTACCAGACAACATTTAAGGAATATATGCATATGGCTTTAGGTAGCGGGCTTACAAAAGAAGATTACTGCGAAATGATGGAATATATTTTAGGTTCAAAGGATGAGTTAAACTATCAAAGCAGAATTAGTAATATAAGGTATAAGTCTACTGTGGAATTTGTAAATATATTAAAATATTATGTGACCTACGTTGAAAAAATGGATAGAAATTTTACAGACATCATTTTTAGAGACGGGCTAATAGTCTCATCTAAGGATTTACAAGAACTGTTTTTTAAAGATTATATAAAACTTCCGTTGAAAAGGAGACTTAGAAAGATAAAAGAAAGAATTTTATTCCTTCTAAAACCTTATAAAAAACACCGGATAGAAGAAGTTGCTTTTGAACTGGAGCATTCAGGCTCTTATATAGATAAAGTAGAGATTTTAAAGGATAGTATAGCTATTGTAAAGGATGAAATGAAGGAAATATACTATGAAATAGACAGAATAACAGAGTTTAATTTAGTAGACATCTATAAAAAGCTTTTTGAGAAATTAGAGTTTTTTTATAGAAGCTCAAATACTGGATACTGTGTGGGGAAAATTGAGAAAATCAAAAGCTATACTTTAGAAAATTTGAAGGCTCAGAAACTCAACTATGAAGATCAGATCCCCTTTCTATATCTAAAAATTGCTCTTGGAGATATTCCAAAAACCTCGGAAATTAAATATGTTATTATTGATGAGGCGCAGGACTATACACCACTTCAGTATGAAATATTTTATCAGCTTTTTAATCATGCAAATATGACTATACTGGGTGATTTAAATCAGTCCATCAATCCATTTATGAGTGTAGGAGATTATAATAATATCTCCCATATATTCTCTCAAAGCAACACTTGCATAATAAATTTAACCCAAAGCTACAGATCCACAAAGGAAATTACTGAGTTTTCTAGAAAGCTACTTAATAATGAAATTACTGATGAAAGTATACAAAGAAGTGGAGATAAACCTTTACTCCTTGGTTTTTCAGAGGAAGAAGCTATAAAAGAAAGGCTTCTTGATGATATAAAGATATATAAGGGGAGAGGATATAAATCCATTGGAATAATAACAAGAACTACAAAGGAAGCAGATGAGGTATATAATTTCTTAAAAGAGAAAATTCATATTAAAGCTATAATGAAGGACGATGATGAATACGTTAATGGTACCTTGGTAATACCAGCATATCTTGCTAAAGGATTAGAATTTGATGTTGTGCTTATTTATAATGCAGGAAATGAGAATTACTGCTGTGAGGAGGAAAGGCTGCTACTTTATACTGCCTGTACCAGAGCACTTCATATTTTATGTATATACTATTCTGGAAAGTGTACACCATTGCTGAAAGGAAGTTATTAA
- a CDS encoding ATP-binding cassette domain-containing protein encodes MEKIIISQEEKEDVIHLEHVYFTYEGSYRENLTDINLSIKQGEFIVITGESGCGKTTLTRCINGLIPF; translated from the coding sequence GTGGAGAAAATAATAATATCACAAGAGGAAAAAGAGGATGTGATCCACTTAGAACATGTTTACTTCACATATGAAGGTAGTTATAGAGAAAATTTAACAGATATAAATCTAAGTATAAAGCAGGGAGAATTTATAGTTATTACTGGAGAAAGCGGATGTGGAAAAACCACATTGACAAGATGTATCAATGGATTGATTCCATTCTAA
- a CDS encoding energy-coupling factor transporter transmembrane component T: protein MIFQVVLVSLVSFILSSHMGISILFIIMLSLMIFHNMKNKAIQMIWRYMILLILYKTLDTLQISYLTMMFNLIILLFIRVLPAYMSCIIMLNKMPMNEMMTSLENMYIPQMIIIPFAVVYRYISTIRYEICCVKVSLKIRGLNTSLTGIILHPMETIENFIIPLLIRSSKISDELSAASLCKGLDITNKRTCLSDVRFQTSDTIYCFICILIAVSLIYMDKSEFFL, encoded by the coding sequence ATGATTTTTCAAGTAGTCCTAGTCTCATTAGTCAGTTTTATACTCTCCAGTCATATGGGAATATCTATTCTTTTTATAATAATGCTTAGTTTAATGATTTTCCATAACATGAAGAATAAAGCTATTCAGATGATATGGAGATATATGATTTTATTAATTTTATATAAAACCTTAGATACATTACAGATTTCTTATTTAACTATGATGTTTAATTTAATTATTTTATTGTTTATTCGTGTGCTACCTGCTTATATGTCTTGTATAATTATGTTGAATAAAATGCCAATGAATGAGATGATGACATCTTTAGAAAATATGTATATTCCACAAATGATTATAATACCTTTTGCTGTTGTTTATAGGTATATTTCGACTATTAGATATGAAATATGTTGTGTTAAAGTCAGTCTAAAAATTAGAGGTTTAAATACTTCCTTAACTGGTATTATCCTGCATCCTATGGAAACGATAGAAAACTTCATTATTCCATTATTGATAAGAAGCAGCAAAATATCAGATGAATTGTCTGCGGCATCACTTTGCAAAGGTCTTGATATTACAAACAAGCGCACTTGTCTGTCCGATGTCCGTTTCCAAACTAGCGATACTATTTATTGTTTCATATGTATTCTCATTGCAGTCAGTCTTATTTATATGGATAAAAGTGAGTTTTTCCTATAG
- a CDS encoding protein kinase domain-containing protein, translating to MQQKELNQYMVNLEPIGKGVYGIVYLAYDQLEKRRVAIKELENLERATHEAYVMKQCGISKFLPTFYDFFENNGKAYIVMEYVKGETFGENFDSHSKKRDEKLSVQITINILKGLEVFHKTGFYHDDIKPKNVMIHNDDPETVKIIDFNSSKKIENVGLMKKDLSDTAQMCIFLINGTVPEPVDKAEIHNRKLKSILFKALNTDAGDNYNSLKEFIAELKEFR from the coding sequence GTGCAGCAAAAAGAATTAAATCAATATATGGTTAATTTAGAACCCATCGGAAAAGGTGTTTATGGAATTGTATATCTTGCATATGACCAACTCGAAAAAAGGAGAGTTGCAATTAAAGAACTGGAAAATTTAGAGCGTGCAACACATGAAGCATATGTAATGAAACAGTGCGGCATCTCAAAATTTTTACCAACTTTTTATGACTTCTTTGAGAATAATGGCAAAGCATACATTGTGATGGAATACGTTAAGGGCGAGACTTTTGGTGAAAATTTTGATAGTCATAGTAAAAAAAGAGATGAAAAGTTGAGTGTGCAAATTACAATAAATATATTGAAAGGGCTTGAAGTTTTCCACAAAACTGGGTTTTACCATGATGATATTAAGCCCAAAAATGTTATGATTCATAACGATGACCCAGAAACTGTTAAGATTATAGATTTTAATTCCTCTAAAAAGATAGAAAACGTTGGCTTAATGAAGAAAGATCTAAGTGATACTGCACAAATGTGTATATTTCTAATAAATGGAACTGTACCAGAGCCAGTAGATAAGGCAGAAATTCATAATAGGAAATTGAAATCAATTTTATTTAAGGCCTTAAATACGGATGCAGGAGATAATTATAATTCACTTAAAGAATTTATAGCTGAATTAAAGGAGTTTAGATAG
- a CDS encoding response regulator transcription factor has product MALILIVEDEMPINILINRNLKLVGHECVSVYDGEAVLEIIQKYTFDLILLDIMLPKMNGYEVLETVKEMDIPVIFLTSKSSLSDRVKGLTLGADDYIVKPFEMLELQARVEAVLRRTNKEQKFFVLNNVRVDLDGRQAFLNNELVDITPQEFDLLVVLIRNRNIALSREKLLELAWGYDFEGDTRTVDVHITKLRKKLGLDNYIKTVYKLGYRLEVLD; this is encoded by the coding sequence ATGGCATTAATCTTAATTGTTGAGGATGAAATGCCTATTAATATTTTAATTAACAGAAATCTAAAACTAGTAGGTCATGAGTGTGTATCTGTATATGATGGTGAAGCTGTGCTTGAAATTATACAAAAGTACACTTTTGATTTAATATTATTGGATATAATGCTACCTAAAATGAATGGTTATGAAGTTTTAGAGACAGTAAAAGAAATGGACATACCCGTTATCTTTCTTACATCAAAGAGTTCTCTTTCAGACCGGGTTAAGGGTCTGACATTAGGTGCTGATGATTATATTGTGAAACCTTTTGAGATGTTAGAGTTACAAGCAAGAGTTGAAGCTGTGCTTCGTCGAACAAATAAAGAGCAAAAGTTTTTTGTACTGAATAATGTTCGAGTAGATTTAGATGGTCGACAAGCCTTTCTTAATAATGAATTGGTTGATATTACCCCGCAAGAGTTCGATTTGCTGGTGGTTTTGATTCGAAACCGTAATATTGCTCTTTCACGTGAGAAGCTATTGGAGTTAGCATGGGGTTATGATTTTGAAGGTGACACAAGAACGGTTGATGTTCATATCACGAAGTTAAGGAAAAAACTAGGTTTAGATAATTACATTAAGACAGTATATAAATTGGGATATAGACTGGAGGTATTGGATTGA
- a CDS encoding HAMP domain-containing sensor histidine kinase produces MKFRTFIATFTLFLIVFFSSLFFISVFIFNNQMDIIKERGINEHYFISSSFGKDLMAIVDRGGNLDDAIEQLFNFYTEYYQKQGVFLELLSQGKIIYSNLPERSDELTYYSIKSGIRKASFHNIGDSVYFKVVGELPGTDNRFNIQYLHDISGNLKAWQKTQHILLLVGIIFTIILAVGLQLILSRVFEPLDMVSTASRKIANGQYDDRIIVSGRNELAEMAESFNNMAEEIQRRITQLAEASEQKQQFVDNLAHEIRTPLTSVYGFAEYIQKATISDEEKMFASSYIMSESQYMLNISNRLLELATLRNQVIKMKVVDVNSLFEHSQKSLAAKLDESQISLKWKIDIDSLYGDKDLLQSLLVNFTDNAIKACNPGGVIVWNTYIENGCRVLSVQDNGWGIPQDEINKVTDPFYRVDKSRNRAKGGVGLGLSICEQIANCHNAVLSIESLPNVGTIVKLTFTSS; encoded by the coding sequence TTGAAGTTCAGAACATTTATTGCAACCTTTACCTTATTCTTGATAGTATTCTTCTCTAGTCTATTTTTTATTTCAGTTTTTATTTTTAACAATCAGATGGATATTATAAAGGAACGTGGAATAAATGAACATTACTTTATTTCCTCATCTTTTGGTAAGGATCTCATGGCTATAGTTGACAGGGGAGGAAACTTAGACGATGCAATAGAGCAGCTCTTTAATTTCTATACGGAGTATTATCAAAAACAAGGTGTGTTTTTAGAATTACTTTCACAAGGGAAAATTATATATAGCAATTTACCAGAACGTTCAGATGAATTAACATATTATTCTATTAAGTCCGGTATTAGAAAAGCTAGTTTTCACAATATAGGTGATAGTGTTTATTTTAAGGTCGTTGGAGAGCTGCCAGGAACAGATAATAGATTTAACATCCAGTATCTTCACGATATCTCTGGCAACTTAAAAGCATGGCAGAAAACACAACATATTTTATTGCTAGTTGGCATCATATTTACTATTATTTTAGCTGTAGGCCTTCAATTGATTCTCAGTCGTGTCTTCGAACCACTAGATATGGTATCTACGGCATCAAGAAAAATTGCTAATGGACAATATGATGATCGTATTATCGTGTCTGGTCGTAATGAACTTGCCGAAATGGCAGAGAGTTTCAATAACATGGCAGAGGAAATTCAACGTCGTATTACCCAATTAGCAGAGGCGTCTGAGCAGAAACAGCAATTTGTAGACAACTTAGCTCATGAGATACGTACCCCTCTTACTTCAGTTTATGGATTTGCTGAATATATTCAGAAAGCCACCATTAGCGATGAAGAAAAAATGTTTGCTTCCAGTTATATTATGTCTGAGAGCCAATATATGCTCAATATATCAAACCGGCTTTTAGAGTTAGCCACATTAAGAAATCAGGTAATTAAAATGAAAGTAGTCGATGTAAACAGTCTATTTGAACATTCACAGAAATCTCTTGCAGCAAAATTGGACGAAAGTCAAATATCACTTAAATGGAAAATTGATATTGATTCTCTCTATGGGGATAAGGATTTACTACAGAGTTTGCTTGTCAATTTTACTGATAATGCAATAAAAGCCTGTAATCCTGGAGGTGTTATTGTATGGAATACTTACATTGAAAATGGCTGTAGAGTTTTATCTGTTCAGGATAATGGTTGGGGTATTCCACAAGATGAAATCAATAAAGTAACAGACCCGTTTTATCGGGTGGATAAATCACGCAACCGGGCAAAAGGTGGTGTAGGACTTGGACTTTCTATCTGTGAACAAATAGCTAATTGCCATAATGCTGTACTTTCAATTGAATCATTGCCCAATGTTGGTACCATAGTAAAATTAACTTTTACAAGTTCATAA
- a CDS encoding helix-turn-helix domain-containing protein, whose amino-acid sequence MINMNNSTNRNLIGDRVRQARYKSKPKVTQTDLLARLAVRGIELEKTTISKIEAKTRSVTDIELVAIADSLGVSVLWLLNIE is encoded by the coding sequence ATGATTAATATGAATAATTCAACTAATCGAAACTTAATAGGTGATCGTGTTCGGCAAGCTCGTTATAAATCTAAGCCCAAGGTAACTCAAACAGATCTGTTAGCCCGTCTTGCTGTCCGCGGAATCGAACTGGAAAAAACTACTATTTCTAAAATAGAAGCGAAAACAAGATCAGTAACTGATATTGAACTTGTGGCGATTGCTGATTCATTAGGTGTAAGTGTGTTATGGTTATTGAATATTGAGTAA
- a CDS encoding aspartyl-phosphate phosphatase Spo0E family protein: protein MKGINKRIEELRKQLNELVDGIDSCGEEKILEVSQELDKVIYEYIKKKLKY, encoded by the coding sequence ATGAAAGGAATAAATAAACGCATAGAAGAGTTAAGAAAACAACTAAATGAATTGGTTGATGGAATAGATAGCTGTGGTGAAGAGAAGATATTAGAAGTTAGTCAAGAACTAGATAAGGTTATATATGAGTATATTAAAAAGAAGTTGAAATACTGA
- a CDS encoding J domain-containing protein produces MMNWWEILGISYDSDLKTIKKAYAKLLKIYNPEEDPEGYQRLREAYDKAIKDVKNNNKQQNLHINLVENINDELDVNEKIIKKQYQNINNNYEEQNNNDYMNQKIEEFLDKLNEIYNDNSLKKNTEVWEELLNMDVVWNVYSAPIIEDYMFEFLLNRKDLPLNIWCILDHYFNWTKKERNLYEKYDRETVEEVFNTLQNISQFKYEYIKQIDPNFIEKYLSLRNQGCKALKNRDYYEAQECLLSAYEIFKHDAELLKLIGRFYYEIRDLDKSLEFYKLAFEINKFDLNVALWIGSILGRKRYFAEALSYFEICLTANSNDIIALNSIGYCYYFTGNLIKAKESFKRALELKPKNRGIKKCLKTIEAELEGRNVKPLKLKKYKPKKKKVVKKKNKRQKTEASMKKARIKVITILSILTFLFFKLNFMFQAPVNNDYTEKSTEYQNENNKQDEIYDEDETVFKTIKTREDLRNVDYYINLRIYLDEVKPTDYFKISEEFKGKTILSKTEVEANNLQDKIESKVFVGIFDTGAILFVDKNYKEGTVNKNTKYKIEGALCAIDREAFESIRTEFEFHNESDKDWRNGLYIDCSPEEVERLRKYNESFEMRDGKRIKIVKTLEEFKESGYDALHSIYLKNIMHLNVYVNVDENGKFDFRKKEELNGESFNNKIYAQAFVGQIDGKNVMFIDSNFSIDNVDSNRGYNVEGYKYKFTIKEAIKLPTEKGQNVDLVEIDPCFLYNTNLKL; encoded by the coding sequence ATGATGAATTGGTGGGAAATCTTAGGAATATCCTATGATAGTGACTTAAAAACTATAAAAAAAGCTTATGCAAAATTATTAAAAATATATAATCCGGAAGAAGACCCTGAAGGCTACCAAAGACTTAGAGAAGCATATGATAAAGCTATAAAAGATGTTAAGAATAATAATAAACAACAAAATTTACATATTAACTTAGTTGAAAATATTAATGATGAATTAGATGTAAATGAAAAAATAATTAAAAAGCAATACCAAAATATTAATAACAATTATGAAGAACAGAACAATAATGATTATATGAATCAAAAAATAGAAGAATTTTTAGATAAACTAAATGAAATTTATAATGATAATTCCTTAAAGAAAAATACTGAAGTATGGGAAGAATTATTAAATATGGATGTAGTTTGGAATGTCTATAGTGCTCCTATTATAGAAGACTATATGTTTGAATTTTTATTAAATCGCAAAGATTTACCTCTAAATATATGGTGTATATTAGATCATTATTTTAATTGGACTAAAAAAGAAAGAAATTTATATGAAAAATATGATAGAGAAACCGTTGAAGAAGTTTTTAACACTTTGCAAAATATTAGTCAATTTAAATATGAGTATATAAAACAAATAGATCCAAATTTTATTGAAAAATATTTATCATTACGAAATCAAGGTTGTAAAGCATTAAAAAATAGAGATTATTACGAGGCTCAAGAGTGTTTACTTTCAGCTTATGAGATATTTAAACATGATGCAGAATTATTAAAATTAATAGGAAGATTCTATTATGAAATTAGAGATTTAGATAAATCATTAGAATTTTATAAATTAGCTTTTGAAATAAATAAATTTGACTTAAATGTTGCCTTATGGATTGGGAGTATTTTAGGAAGAAAGAGATATTTTGCAGAAGCTTTGTCATATTTTGAAATATGCTTGACTGCTAACAGTAACGATATAATAGCATTAAATAGTATAGGATACTGCTATTATTTTACTGGCAATTTAATAAAAGCAAAGGAAAGTTTCAAAAGAGCACTAGAACTTAAACCTAAAAATAGAGGAATAAAAAAATGTCTAAAAACTATAGAAGCAGAATTAGAAGGAAGGAATGTTAAGCCCTTAAAGTTAAAAAAATATAAACCTAAAAAGAAAAAAGTTGTTAAAAAGAAAAATAAAAGACAAAAAACAGAAGCCTCTATGAAAAAAGCAAGAATTAAAGTAATTACAATTTTATCAATATTAACATTTTTATTCTTTAAATTAAATTTTATGTTTCAAGCGCCAGTTAATAATGATTATACTGAAAAAAGTACAGAATACCAAAATGAAAATAATAAACAAGATGAAATTTATGATGAAGATGAGACAGTTTTTAAAACAATAAAAACTAGAGAAGATTTGCGTAACGTAGACTATTACATTAATTTGAGGATATATTTAGATGAGGTAAAGCCAACGGATTATTTCAAAATATCCGAAGAATTTAAAGGTAAGACTATACTATCGAAAACAGAAGTTGAAGCTAATAATCTACAAGATAAAATTGAAAGTAAGGTATTTGTAGGAATTTTTGATACTGGTGCTATATTATTTGTAGATAAGAATTACAAAGAAGGTACTGTGAATAAAAACACTAAATATAAAATAGAAGGTGCTTTGTGTGCAATTGATAGAGAGGCTTTCGAAAGTATTAGAACAGAATTTGAATTCCATAATGAAAGTGACAAAGACTGGAGAAATGGACTATATATAGATTGCTCACCAGAAGAAGTTGAAAGGTTACGAAAATATAATGAATCTTTTGAGATGCGCGATGGTAAAAGAATTAAAATTGTCAAGACATTAGAAGAGTTTAAAGAAAGTGGTTATGATGCACTACACTCTATATATTTAAAAAATATTATGCATCTTAATGTTTACGTTAATGTTGATGAAAATGGCAAATTTGATTTTCGTAAAAAAGAAGAACTAAATGGAGAAAGTTTTAATAACAAAATATATGCTCAAGCATTTGTTGGCCAAATTGATGGAAAAAATGTTATGTTTATAGATAGTAATTTTTCAATAGATAATGTAGATAGTAATAGAGGATATAATGTTGAGGGCTACAAGTACAAATTTACAATAAAAGAAGCGATAAAGTTACCAACTGAGAAAGGACAAAATGTTGATTTAGTGGAGATTGACCCATGCTTTCTATATAATACAAATTTAAAATTATAA